A segment of the Gossypium hirsutum isolate 1008001.06 chromosome D10, Gossypium_hirsutum_v2.1, whole genome shotgun sequence genome:
ttaatttatacagcttataaatatgtttttaagcttgtttttaatatgttaactttattacttgttttaattatgtcctaaggctgccgaatttaatgtgcagcattttTGTGTTAAgttaatgtgtctaaacatgaatttgaattattttatgaatgttgctgcaggtacatcatccatgaacgtttttggagcatgaaaggtattaaaagagggtacatgaaggggacggcacatgcatgaatgggagaatgaagttggctgctgtttgaagtctcctaagtgaccattcacccgaatttattgcttacacactgttgaatacatcatggctgttcggatcaaggtgttcacattcaaagactcttcaaaacttggttttcacactcaaagtgactactcaacatcttcttaattactggtaatttttcagcaatagttgccaattaaatgagctcctttaagcacatcaaccgaatgtagctgctgccatttactccctcaagctccaagttcaattgtccatctagaaggtgaccattggagctccaagttcagccgaatctagctagcccatttaagtaattcatttgcttaatttttaaggaatttaagtgaccattcggctagcctagtggattattataaatagatgaattttcactttgtaaggaacttttgacattttaattagcgaattgctgccaaatttgtgaggcattttctctcaaatttcgttctaGACCCGTGAGACTTATCTAAGGTTTTAGTGGCATCTTTTCGAGTCTTTTccaaacttatcactccttaaacccgagtgtggcgttcacctttgatacctttggttcatactttcctaagtatcgggtcaaggtccttttcaaccatttccaattcatttaggtcctataagtttcgggtcgacacttttctttagtgttggttcattcttgacctctttgaaccatttccaattcgtaccaaatttcataccatttcgtaccaattcccaaataccaaaacgtaccaaaaccaaataccatttcttaattatcctaaaccgaactcttccattctattcataccatttcgacttaaaccaaatccacatccaactttgcacgaacttatcttacttcttagtacacaaatatattctaactccttctcatctaatctacttcttcgtttacaatcgggaactaaacgacacggactcaactactaaaccgagatcgtatcacaTGCATCTTGCTTAAATGCactcccacattcggccaacctacaaaagGGATAAATGGACTTAAATTAATTTGTATTCAGCTGAACATAATTAAGAACATAATCTggacaatttaaattcacataatTAAAACTAGACACAATTAATTAAGTTAAGACATAATTAATTCGGTtaggacaagacacattaaaaacatggaataaaaacatatttataagcagTAGGATTTAAGaagacttaataacatgtaataaaacacaattaacatgcatacttaaattcgtccagattttagaccaattaaacaatgataattaattaagctatgtataactaattaaactaattcaaataattaatccaGCAACTATATTAATGTCTAAATGAAATTGAgctgaattaaattttattaagctGAAATTAAGCTAAGTTCAGCTTGCAACAAGGTTCATGGAAGACTCGAAGGGCTGGTCCGAATCTCCTCGATGTGTCCCGCTAGGGTATCGTCCGACACTTTGTCTACTAAAGCCGATAGTGCCCCTTTGAAGTGCTTGGCTCACAATCGAGTGATAGGACCTCAGGGCAGCTCCAAAGGATCCTTGCTCGAGCTAGTTATGACTTGGGGCATGGCCGTATCAATTCCATTCCGTCCATCACCGTCCCCAACCTAAGTATTCACATAAGTTTTGGGATAACACACCTCTATTGTGTTAGTTCAACTTTGAATCCTTAGCCACTTCCATCCATTGAATTCTGAAGCATTCCAAAGCCCCTATTGAACATATTTTGAGCCTATATCTCTTCTTCTCGATAACCTTATTTTGAAAAGCTAACATCCTACTCCATTCACGATCGGGCAAACCATTACGACTCAATTCTCTCATCGAGGTGTGCGCGTATCTCTGGTTGCAACGAATGCATAGATTCATGCACGATTGGCTACATTGCATAATGGCTGGATGTTTGGCTTCTCCAAGAAACTATTCGGCCAAGGAGTAGCTGCCCATTAAATTTCAAGCTGGCCGAACAACTCCCCAAGGCAGCTTTGAAGGTGTTCACATTTTCCAACTTTCCCATTCACACCTTGATTTGTCCAATCAGcttctatacatgtatgggtaaAGTCATGAACGTCCAAGGGGGGAATGACACATTAATTCAGCACATTGAATGAATAAAGTGCTTGCACAAAGGGGAAAACGAATTTATAAGGTACATGCTGCCTTTCATGAACCAGCTCATCATTAATGCTTCAATTATGAGGGATGCATGGgacatgcacctagcattcggccaaggggggATTCAAGGGATCTTAAAGGCTGGACATTCATGGCCTTAAGAATTTGATACGATGTAGCCTAACGAAACAGACTATCTTCGTATGTTACGGATCTAGGAATGTTGTAAGCACGTTCCTGCAACAAGAAAACAGCAAGGAATTAAAGAAATAATCATGGGTAAATATGGGTAAAAGAAAAGAACGAAAATGGAAGGAAAATAAAGTTGTTGGcgattaaaacaaaaaaaattcaatcggTGAAGTCGAACGCTTCATGAAATGGCCAAGGCAGCAACTTGAGTGTTCAACAATGGCAAAAGTAATCGTTGGGAATAGAATAACGTTAAACTCGAAAGAACCTGCACAATCTACTGAGCAAACCCGAATCGAATCTGTTCAACGTCAAAAGGACTTGGACCCTCTAGATAGCGATCTAGGAACCTGAAGTATCAAGAAAATTTGACACAACAAACTAAGTCTGAAATGCCAAGGAAAGTTCAATGAAGAACCGAAATTGAGAGAAATTCTTTCAGAACTAATGCATTTGTGTCCTATTTCAAACTGAGATGAGCTGGAAACAATCTTTCAGAACTATTTCAAACAATAATAGACAGCTGAAATGAGCTGGAAACAATCTTTCAGAACTATTTCAGAACTATTGAAAACTTATTATCAAGCGGTAAACATAATGCAAACACACTTATATACTCAATGGAACTAATGCAAATGTTACACTTCAGTATGTAACACATTATAGAGCTTAGTTTCTACACTAATACAAGCTGTAAACACTTGCAATCTTATTCATTAAAACACAAACAACATCGAATTAATACCAAAACATACTTAAATACACACATAATACATAGTAGAATCTAAATACGTCACATATTAGCATGCAACATGTTATAAAGCCTATGTTCTAAGGCATGAACATGATCGAATAAATCTGGAATCATAGCACAAGTAAGGAACAAGGCTTCCCTAAATTTCTTTACCTTAGATCGAGTAATAGGTCCTAATGGTAAGACCTCCGGATcagtttgctttgttggtgtgaGCGTGCGCACATCATCCCCCCTTCTGGAAaaggatttgtcctcaaatctgtAGAATCATCATAAGGGGTTAAATCAGTAACATTAAATGTGGCTCTCACATTGTATTCTCCCGGCAAGTCTAACTTGTAGGCGTTGTCATTCACTTTCTCCAACACCTGAAAAGGACCATCACCACGCGGTAACAGGTTGGACCGCCTCTGGGCTGGAAATCGTTCCTTTCGGaaatgaacccaaacccaatctcctaCTTCGAAGATGACTCGCTTTCTGCCCTTGTTTGCTTGCTTTGTATACTGTTGAGTCCTTCGTTCGAGGTTCTCCTTAACCTGTTGATGCAATTTCTTCACGTATTCTACTTTTGCTTTACTGTCCCTGTTCATCACTTGTTCCTGCGGCAAAGGCAACATATCTAGAGGCGTAATAGGATTAAAGCCATAAACAACCTCAAAAGGTGACATCTTAGTAGCAGAATGTACAGCATGTTTATAAGCGAATTCAACGTGTGGCAAACAATCTTCCCAAGTTTTGATGTTCTTTTTAACGATGGAACAAAGTAAAGTAGATAAAACTCTGTTAACAACCTCAGTTTgcccatcagtctggggatgacaAGTAGTAGAAAACATAAGTTTCATACCTAGTTTGCTCCAAAGAGTCCTCTAGAAATGACACAAAAACTTCACATCACTGTCAGAAATAATCGACCTAGGAATACCATGTAATCGTACAACATCTTTAAAGAACAAGTTAGCCACATTAACAACATCATCAGTCTTATGACATGAAATGAAATGTGCCATCTTCGAGAACCTATCAAccacaacaaatatactatcccGACCTGTTCTAGTTCGAGGTAATCGCAAAATAAAGTCCATTGAAATATCAGTCCAAGGGGATTCAGAAATAGGTAAAGGTAAGTACATACCATGTGGTGAAACCTTCGATTTTGCTTTCTTACATGTCACACAACGTTCACAGTAGCGTTCAACGTCCCGGCGCATCTTAGGCCAGAAAAGATGCTCTTTTAAAGTGTGTAATGTTTTAGTGACCCCAAAATGACCCATCAATCCACCTTCATGTGCTTCACGGATCAGTATATCACGCATTGAACCCTGTGGAATGCATATCCTATTTTCTTTGAAAACATATCCATCATGCCTGTAGAATTTTCCATCTGCACCTTTCTCACAAGCATTATACTTATCGCAAAAATCATGATCATCAGAGTATAACTCTCGAATATATGCAAATCCAATCAAATGTGAATCAAGATAACTCAATAGTACATATCTACGTGATAATGCATCAGCAACGACATTATCTTTCCCTTTTTGTATCAAATGACATAAGGAAAAGATTCTAAGAATTCAACCCATTTAGCATGTCGTTTGTTCAATTTATGCTGACCTGTGATATATCGTAAAGCCTCGTGGTTAGTGTGGATCACAAACTCCTTAGGCAACAAGTAATGCTGCCATGTCTCCAATGCCCGAATCAGTGCATACATCTCTTTATCATAAACCAGATAATTCAATGTTGCTCCACTCAGTTTCTCGCCAAAATATGCAACGGGCCTCTTTTCCTGTATTAAAACTGCGCCTATACCAactccagaagcatcacattcaatttcaaaagttttatcaaagtcAGGTAAGGCTAACACTGGTGCTTTTGTCAAACAATCCTTAATTTTTAGAAAGGCATCTTCTTGTTCTTTACCCCACAAGAAGCTGGAATTCTTCTTAATAATTTCGGTTAAGGGTGTGATAATAGAACTGAAGTTAGGAACAAACCGTtgataaaaactagctaaaccatgaaATGATCTAACCTGAGTAATCGATGTTGGTCGTGGCCATTCCTGAATTGCCTTTATTTTCTCATGATCAACTTCAACACCCTGTGCACTCACAATATAACCAAGAAATGTAAGTCTGTCAGTACAAAACACACATTTCTCTATGTTACCATACAATCTTTCttctctcaaagtctgcaatacaGCTCTCAGATGTTCTACGTGATCCTGCAAAGTCTTGCTATAAACTAAAATGTCATCAAagttgatacgagctcgtttcggatgtaaagacgagtcgtaatctttcccgatcgaaattaggtagtgtcggaattgaatcaaattcaagtcttggtgtttgaagttggatggctttaggaacaaaggagtttaatgggttattgtttgctgggtaattcgatgaaacaagatcgaacccttattatcaaataaggacccgggcttaaggtttcaaagaaagaaatggaaataggataaaaatcgagaccctctatttagcaaaataggaacctacggtatgaagaacgccacaccaatgggtgataagttcgaacaaagtcagattgacgccactcgttaaagataagtcaatttgagctttggagaataaagagagtgaatttctcactaaaattatgtttcattcagaaatttggcaaaaagtccttttacaagaaattcaacaactatttatagcctttctactagtagccgaatggacaaattcaagacttagtttctaagtaaacaataaactaaaattcagcatgaatgcaaaattattagcccatgtagattcggctgaatgagagctccaatggtcatcttctagatgggaaaatgcaccttgaacatcttggatgtgcatgaataggctaggttcgatcaatgatcataatggggtcattcatgaagcaactattgctgaaaaattaccatcattaattagcaacttgaacagtcatttggaagtgtgaatggacggttttgaatgaccataaggtgtgaacatcatgaaccaaatagccacaatgtacccagcaatgtgaaggaaataaatggcagctttggagaatggaaaatcatctcttttggccgaatggtcacttagagaacttcaacaatcagcacaccatctttaatatagtccatgcatgtatcatttggtgcattgaacccaacatgcatgcatcttcacatccattgaatcttcatgcatgaatctgcccaatgaatcttcaaattcggctgtacctaaaaaacacacatgaacttaattaatttcaatcaaattaagctgaactaagtaaatacataatgtgaacatcctaatttaacattgaaacaacttaaatattaataaagcatgacacaaattcggttgaacagatttaaaacatgtaataatttagacaaactaaatgaaatcaagacatctttaatgtaactaaattaagacatattaaacacttatattaaataaaaacatattaataagctgtaataagacttaattaaatgcttatttaattggtttaaaatccagcagcaatttaattagctagaacgaatttcaacttcaaagaagttgaaaatattcagctcgtctttaagctctttgctttcattttcctcaatccgttccaccaatgctaaaatagcatctttaaatcgtttagctctagctcgcgttatcggaccaatgggcagcttaatagcttcttgttcgttctccatttggttcgtaggcaagctcacatcaaaaGTACACAACACAAAACTTTCCAATAAAAGATCGCAGAACATGATTCATTAGTCGCATAAAAGTACTAGGTGCATTacttaaaccaaaaggcatcactaaccattcatacaaacctaGCTTTGTTTTGAAGGCTGTCTTCCATTCGTCGCCTTCTCGCATGCGAATCTGATGATATCCACTCTTCAAGTCAATTTTGGAGAAGATGACGACTCCGCAAAGCTCGTCCAACATGTCATCAAGTCTAGAATAAGATGACGATACTTAATTGTAATTTGATTCACAGCTCTAcaatctacgcacatcctccaagacccatctttcttcggTACTAACAACACCGGAACAGCACATGGACTCAGACTTTCTCGAATATAACCCTTGTCCATCAATTCTACAACTTGCCTTTGAAgctctttcgtctcttcagggtTAGTacgataagctggtcgatttggaatgGTAGCACCTGGAATGAAATCAATCTGGTGCTCAATGCCACGAAGAGGTGGTAATCCCTTCAGTGtttcttttggaaacacatcctCAAACTCTTGCAAAAGGGACACAATCGATGCAGGCAAATCAGTAGGGAACTCAGCAaataaacaatgatctttaaacattaaaataaacaagGATTGGTGAGAGGAAAGACATTTCCTGATTTCTCGACTGCTTGCATATACActtatctttttcttcttctttgcaaCTTCCTTACTCTTTTTCAAGCTTGTTTGATCTTCAATTACTTGACTCGGTGTCAAAGGAGCCAAAGTAATCTTCTTACCTACATGCATAAAAGAGTATCGATTTGTAAAACCATCATGCATTGCCCTCTTGTCATACTGCCAAGGGCGCCCCAAAAGAAGGTGAGTAGCATCCATCgacacaacatcacaaaggacctCGTCCTTGTAATTTCCAATTGAAAATGGTACAACCACTTGTTTCGTCACTTTAAGTTCTCCACCGTCATTCAACCACTGCAACTTGTACGGATTCGGATGCTTTGTCATCTTAAGACCTAATCTGTCAACCATCACTGAACTAGCAACATTAG
Coding sequences within it:
- the LOC121222076 gene encoding uncharacterized protein, with protein sequence MKTKQIRVESEPPSMLVIGYGFISERNIFQPKGGPSCYRTNIVLFRFEDKSFSRRGDDVSTFTPTKQTGLEVLPLGPITLSKAKKFREVLFVTCATIPDSFDHERAYNIPRSMTGIEDRSRGGDQPPDLQMQAITRTLQRLLENALEPIHSRLDKIEGGGSQSVHNEHNDENDIKHSPRGCSDPDAYLTWESKVEHVFECYNYSEQKKVRLAAMEFVDYALVWWDQLLISRRRTGEGLVRTWEDMKRIMRRRFVPSHYHRDLFQKLQTLKQGNRSVEDYFKEMEMSMMRANIVEDREATMARFLAGLNSEIANIVEMQHYVDDTSSFRMKQAPQPPLRIREPGESSKPKPPIADNGRGKQPMVAPEQSRDIQCFKCLGRGHVASQCPNRRVMLMREDGEIELDSEKEVHELPTKEDEENDLEVAESGKFMEIMVVKRSLNVQQVQDEQQRETIFHTRCKVQDKVYVVIIDSGSCTNVASSVMVDRLGLKMTKHPNPYKLQWLNDGGELKVTKQVVVPFSIGNYKDEVLCDVVSMDATHLLLGRPWQYDKRAMHDGFTNRYSFMHVGKKITLAPLTPSQVIEDQTSLKKSKEVAKKKKKISVYASSREIRKCLSSHQSLFILMFKDHCLFAEFPTDLPASIVSLLQEFEDVFPKETLKGLPPLRGIEHQIDFIPGATIPNRPAYRTNPEETKELQRQVVELMDKGYIRESLSPCAVPVLLDDMLDELCGVVIFSKIDLKSGYHQIRMREGDEWKTAFKTKLGSRRTSESCIADFERRKIGVEVDHEKIKAIQEWPRPTSITQVRSFHGLASFYQRFVPNFSSIITPLTEIIKKNSSFLWGKEQEDAFLKIKDCLTKAPVLALPDFDKTFEIECDASGVGIGAVLIQEKRPVAYFGEKLSGATLNYLVYDKEMYALIRALETWQHYLLPKEFVIHTNHEALRYITGKDNVVADALSRRYVLLSYLDSHLIGFAYIRELYSDDHDFCDKYNACEKGADGKFYRHDGYVFKENRICIPQGSMRDILIREAHEGGLMGHFGVTKTLHTLKEHLFWPKMRRDVERYCERCVTCKKAKSKVSPHGMYLPLPISESPWTDISMDFILRLPRTRTGRDSIFVVVDRFSKMAHFISCHKTDDVVNVANLFFKDVVRLHGIPRSIISDSDTDGQTEVVNRVLSTLLCSIVKKNIKTWEDCLPHVEFAYKHAVHSATKMSPFEVVYGFNPITPLDMLPLPQEQVMNRDSKAKVEYVKKLHQQVKENLERRTQQYTKQANKGRKRVIFEVGDWVWVHFRKERFPAQRRSNLLPRGDGPFQVLEKVNDNAYKFEDKSFSRRGDDVRTLTPTKQTDPEVLPLGPITRSKERAYNIPRSVTYEDSLFR